In Acanthochromis polyacanthus isolate Apoly-LR-REF ecotype Palm Island chromosome 24, KAUST_Apoly_ChrSc, whole genome shotgun sequence, the DNA window CCAGAACACCCCCGCGCACCGCACCCGGTCCCCCTCCCCTACCCTCCTTCCCCCCAGCCCCCCAAGGCCCCCCACCCCGTGCCACACCCGCCCTCCCATCCCACACCCACCCCCCGCCCCACCCCCCAGGGGAAGGGCAGAAGATAGgtgaaggagggggaggaggagacgacaagaaaggagaggacaggaCACCACACAAAGCGGCCACCCCCATGAAGAAAACACGACAGCGGTCATCTGGGTCTGGTGCCCGGTCTGGCTGGGCCGCCACCCACGaagtttttagtcgcaaatggctaCCCGGCGGACGCCCAAACTAGGCGCCCGACCGAGCCGAACCACCCACCATGCCCCCCCACAGAAGCAGCCACCCCGCACGATGccaccagccccccacgacccccgGCGCCGCGGCGACCCGGCGCCCGCCCAAACCGAGCGCCACCCGGGGAGCAAGGCCAACCACGTCGAGCCACAGGGGACAGCACCTGGAAGATTAGCCGAGCATGCAGTGATTTAAACTTAAAggcaaaaatgtcagaacataCCGTGAGGTCCAGGTGGGGCAGCATGTATTTGTGCATGAGGAGCATGAGGAGCCTGAGGAGCCTCTCTGTCATCGGTGTCACCATCGACTgaagcagtaaaaacaataaCCATCAcatccatagactgtatgtggATAGGTTAGTGTCACAcattttccttttgtcttttcaatcaatcaatcaatctttatttgtatagcgccAAATCATAACAAAAGTCATCTCAAGGCACTTTACACATAGAGCAGGTTCTAAACCAAACTCTTCAGGATTTAattttcataatgttttgtattgAGATTTAAACAATAAATTGCCTGTTTAAGTGTGCTGTGTATTAGCAAATGAATAGCATACACTTTAGTCaaaattgaaattaaatcaaCTATGAGAGTACACGACAACTTCAgataaatgttcatgaatgacAAATGTGGACACAACAGAACTTGACGTACCATGCTCCGCAGGTGGAGTTCTAGACCCTGCGGGATCCTCCTCTAGGTGTGGCTGGTCAGCTGGGAATACACAGATATCTGAGaaatataattataattatatatatatatatatatatatatatatgtatagctctatatatagatatattttaCACCCACACAATCATacatacatatgtgtgtgtgtgtgtgtgtgtgtgtgtgtgtgtgtgtgtgtgtgtgtgtgtgtattatgcacattttattattgttcttctgtcttttaCAACTGTTTGAACTACTGATGTTTCAGACACTTGTAATTGTATAACTGGAAACACATTCAAGCTGCAAACAGTTTGAATGTGAGCCTACATGGAAAATTCAAACTATCCAAGCATGACTTACCACCATCCTGTGTAGGGGGCGCTGACTGCCCTTCATCACTACTGTACCTAGGCTGCTGACCTGATGTTTCACTGATGCTGGAAGCTGTGGCTGATTCtgagtcttttctttttttgaggaAGAAGGACTGAatatctctgcttctcttcatccTGTAACTATTCTAATATCCCTGGGGAAATGTAATTCAAtcactcaatcaatcaatcaatcaatcaatcagtcagtcaatcagtcagtcagtcagtcagtgaaatCACTTTTAAGTAATAGCAAACGTCAAGCAAGATCATAATAAATTTGGGCTTGAATCAGTGTGCAAAATACAGGTGTTCATGGGGCTCTGGAACCCACGAGTACTCAGGTAAACAATAGATAAATCTCTGCTACGTGTAGTCTACTTGATCGCGGCACCGACacggcaaaataaaagcatctaaaGCAGGTTATTATAGCACGTACGTTTAACACCACATGTCCGTTTCTGTTTATAATCTCCTCTGCGGGGAGACACTGGCgctatcaggaaaaaaaaagaaaactaacatCCAATTCTTAACTTGGTGTGAGGCTGCTAAACTTAATCTAGCTAGTGCAGCCACTGCAGTGTAGTTCGTCTTACTCTTTTAGCTGATACTTAGTGCTAGATGAAGTTTTTCTACACATTCAGAGGGAACTACTATATAAACAAACATTGCATTACCATACCTCTGACAGATTTCACCGGTTTCcttatccagcatgtgaagctcCTTTCACTATCCTCACagtccagcagctgcagcaggtgcAACCTAAGACGCAATGTGCGTAGGCCATCCGACTCTCCACCTGTATGGTCATTGGCCAGACGTACGCTGAACAGAGATCAGCTGTCACAGCCTCGGTAAAACCATTACTGTGAtagttcaaaatgtaaaactggcTCTAAATCAGTTGATCGGCTGTCATCATTGATTGACagaatttctcttgtttctcgtgttgacgaacttgaccaactacctatcagatctggggtggccgcaggggtggccaatgagatttcaggggtggccccggccaccccaggccaccccCTAAAATCGCCATTGGAAGCACTACCCATGTTAATCCAGTGTTTGAATCTATCATCTGAGAAGGTTTAAAGTCTGCATCAGATGTCACCCATCGTAAAATTCTggcatttctttcaaatttaaaatctttgAATTCTTTATGCCAGATCTTCAGAGGGACTGTGATCCAGGTAGGTACTTTATCtaagtagttttttttataatatttttctcctctcccaGCAATGATTGCAGAGGTATAGCTGTATAATTTAACtctaagtttttacattttgtatcaTATTTAGAATCTCACCAACAGATCAGGGAGTATAACTGAGCAGCCTTATAGTAATCTTCAAGCATGGTAAAGCCATGCCTCCTTTATCTTCAGGTAGCTGTAGTGTCTGAAATCTGATTCTCAGTTTCTGCTTTCCCCAGATAAAAGTGGAGATCATTCTGTTCCACTCTTTAAATTATTTGAGAGGTGATTCAACTGGCAGTCGTTTTTATACAGAGTGAAAAAATTACTTGAGTTCTTGAAGAAAAATAGACATTAAAAAATCTGCCCTACAAATGATCTCTGTCAACATCATTTTCTACTTTCACTGAGTTCCAGTCAGTTCTGATTAGAACCATCAAATAAtcattttcaggattttctCCCTTTACACCACACAAACCACAGCAGTTACAGCAGagagttttgaaaaaaaagtaaaatccaaCTAAAAGCAGCGTTCAGCTGGAAGTCATGGTGAagagaaacagcagctctggTTCTGCTAAAACTGATGACCAACATGtttaaccatagactgtatatatagtggacgtagcatctggctccaaaaatgaagcccacccagaagtgtcaaaaacttgcaatatcacgccgtccgctagggttggctccaaaaagctttttctccatagaccccaattcatttttggaaaaaataaaatttgatagactgatgttgtacagctcaggattttttcccgttagttttcatggtcaaaatgagagatcaggtggtcgatcttaaaataaatcaatactgaattttaaataaatcattaaagttggcagagccagggggcgtggctatacttgatagacagcaacagaagcctctgcggtaaaatgtgggcgggataagagagtcctcagccaatcctgcccctagttgctctccggtccagtctgtttgatgacgctttttacgtcactggctctaaaaaatccaaaacggcgaccaggaaggagcaaaatccgggcttcattttcttggcgttgaaaccaacgggggctgctcagtggagtagtggtcagcactttcgccttgcagcaagaagatccccagttcaaatcccggggtgggatctttctgcatggagtttgcatgttctccctgagcatgtgtgggttttctccgggtactccggcttcctcccacagtccaaaaacatgctgtggttaattggttactctaaattgtccgtaggtgtgaatgtgagtgtgattgtgtgtctgtatatgtagccctgtgacagactggtgacctgtccagggtgtcccctgccttcgcccgagtcagctgggatagactccagcacccccagcgactctaatgaggataaagcggtgtatagaggatggatggatggatggatgaaaccaacgggtgacgtcacagttagtttacgcctgtgtTTAACTGAGgtgctgccacctgctggctgctcagctgttttcctctgctgcctttgaacaaacatctttaACTGGAGTTTTATTCTAACACTGATCTGCTCTTCAAGTTATTTTAGACTCATTTGGACATCAAttcagttactttttttttaaacagtttttgagttaatttgaacaaattttggacaatttctgaactgttttggactagtttagtcatttttaactACTTTTAGTCAGTTTGGAGTATTTCCAGTTCATTTTAAACGAATTCTAGTCGTTTTCAAGAaagaattttggacaaatgttgagTAATTTCAGGCAGATTCTGAGTCTAAATAGTTTAAGCTAAGTATAAATAAACATGATGTGACTATTATTTTCAAgcgttatttatttaaatggtctcataattcattaaattgtgCTCTGATATCACATTAATCACATTCAGACCAACTGATTAAATCCAATCTGCTGATTGTTATTGAACTGGTCCAGGGAAACCCCACAGTTGTTACCTGGACGTGCAAACTGTAGAAGTCCTGAATTTCTGGGCTGTTTGTGACGATCGGCTGTGACTCTGGATGATGGAGGTGGACAGACTCCTTCAGACTCTGACGGTTATTTCAGACaggattgtttttattattaacattgtTGACAattaatctcataaaaacaGTGTGTTAGGAAGGTTGGTAGTAGGACTACCTGGAGTACTGATGTAGTAGATCATCTATAAGACATAGATGGATAGAGTTATATAATGTTAGTAACTGATGCTACGtggctagatctccatggtaactgatgctctGGAGCTAACATGTGGtccaggttctgttcagagaGGTTTTATCTGTGAACCTGCTGATCTAAAACCACTGGATGAAGCCGTTACAGCGTCACACACTGGAGTCTCCATTAAAACTACTGATGACTGCAGCAGGAGGAAAGTGATTGGTCTGTTTACTGCAGAAGAGTCACATGACTCATTAAATGTCTGTTTCAATGTAAACAGAGTCCTCTCTTTTGAGGCAGCCAAATCTTTACTCCTTATATCAGGCGTTCAGTTCACACCTGTTCACTTGAGTTCTACCATGACACAGCATGGCGATCTACTGTtagcaataaattaaaataaattaaaacatttaaaaactgcaagcATATTcaaagcagcagtaaaacagCAGACTGACCAGTAGAATGTACAGCATGGTAATACTGCACAGTGTAACAGAGAAAGATAAAGCAGATAAACAGCttctggtgtctctgactggAGGTTTAGTTTCTGCTAACAGAGAAAGTCTGGATGTGTTGAAGCTGCTTCCTGGTGTTTCACGTCTCAGAAACTGAATCCACCTCATCTTCAAACCGTTCAGTCGGTAGATTCTCTGCTTCTCAACGATGAGGACGACGTTCATGGTAGATCACAGAACCAACATGACCAATCACCAACATAAACATCACAGCTGTGACCAGCGGAGGACTGAAGACAACCAGGACTCCATCCTTGTTTCCTCCATCTCCAGTatctccatcctggtctcctgcAGACATCAGAGGTATCAGAGATATCAGCTGTTTTCTCCAAAGTCTCATCAGCAACATCTTTATAAACCACAAACATCTGATCTGAGACATAAACTGAACTCTCAACACAATCTCACCTGGTTCAACAACTTCCAGGTTGATGGTGCTGATGAGTTCTTTCTTTCGTCCCTGATGAACCCAACACTCGAATGTTCCATTGTCCTCCATCGTCACATTCTTCAGAATCAGAGAAACGTTTCCATCCTTCATCTCTTTGTCCTGCAGATCCACCCGGTTCTGATAAGATGGATGCTGGTTGTCTGGATCTAAGTGTCCATCTCTGTAGAACAGAACATATTCTGGATCCTGATCAGGTCTTCTCCACTCTACAGCTGTGATCTTGTTGTTGGGAACTGTACATGGTAGGATGACATCCTGTCCAAGATCAGCTGGGATGTTTGTCTGAGCTGAAGACGAAACAacagagaacagacagaatttacagtttaatggattaatcaataaaactaaatgaataGAAACTGTTCTgaccaataaaaacacattcatcatTGTTGTCTCTGGTAATTGATGTTGAGGagccagatctccatggtaacagatgttgaggagttagatctccatggtaaccgatgctgtggagctagatctccatggtaacaggtgttgaggagctagatctctgGGTAACAGATGTTgtagagctagatctccatggtaacaggtGTTgtagagctagatctccatggtaacagatgttgtagagctagatctccatggtaaccgatgctgtggagctagatctccaggTAACAGATGTTGTAGAGCTAGATCTCCAGGTAACAGATGTTgtagagctagatctccatggtaacaggtGTTgtagagctagatctccatggtaacagatgtTGTAGAGCTAGAtttccatggtaaccgatgctgtggagctagatctccatggtaacaggtgttgaggagctagatctccaggTAACAGATGTTgtagagctagatctccatggtaaccgatgctgaggagctagagctccatggtaactgatgctgtggagctagatctccatggtaaccgatgctgaGGAGCTAACCAGGTCAGGatcaggttctgttcagagtttcagatttaaatcagctcCCTCTGAGATTTAGATTCTCTCTgagggaaaatgttttatctgtaaacCTGCTGATCTGAACGtgattaaaaccactgaatgaagaaGTTACAGTGTCATGCACTGAATGCAtcctgttaccatggaaacctaCATGTACTCAGCTTCTAATGCAGACATCCCATAAATATGTTTGATCCTTTACTCttctggtactgcagctgatagatcACTGATCATCTATTAGTATTTATTTGATCAGTAACATTAACTTATCTTTGATTTGGTCATAAAAGTGATTTCCTGCTTCATGAGACAGAGTCAGACCTAAACACATTTCAACacatcatgtttaaatatatgaagcTAAAGtttctaatgtgcagctgtcagttatcaataatcagctATACTGATCAGTAAAATCGACACATGAACACGTGATTCGTTCTCCTTTCAAACATCCTGTTTACTGCAGAATAGTCACGTGACTggttaaatgtctgttttaatCTGAAGCAGGAAGTCTGAGTTAACAGATAAAGCAAATAAACAGCTTCTGGTGTCTCTGACTAGAGGTTTAGTTTCTGTTGAGCTGCTGACAGAGAACATCTGGATGTGTTGAAGCTGCTTCGTAGTTCAGAGCTCCGGAAAAAcagctgttagctgttagctgttagctagCGCCGTAGCCGCTTATTGTAGTTGGCTGTTCTCAGCAGATGTTTAAATCTGTGTCATTGTGTCAGCATGTGGCGttcaaacacagagaacaaCCGTATGGACTGTCGCTAACTCAGTAACAAAGTAGCGGCTAACTTTAGCTGGAAAGTACCGAAGTAAATCAGCTGATTCCTTCAATAACAGTTAGATGTCTCAGTAAATAACTCACCGTTAGATGAATGAGTAAAGGTAAATACTATAAGGAGACCGAGCAGCTCTACCGTTTCCTTCGGCGACATTTCAGTCTTTTAACTCGGGACGGTCCGTCTGAAGCTGCAGTAGTTCTTGTCAGAAACAAACGTCATCAGAGGCACGCTGATGACGTCGTTTGTTTTGATTGTTCACGTGGTCACTGCCCGACTCGATGGTTTATAaggaaatgaataataataataataataataataataataatataaacttattattaagcaagtcagtgtcaCTGAACATTTCCTTTCAACATCTGCACTTCATGGACATCAGAGAAACTACgattctatctatctatctatctatctatctatctatctatctatctatctatctgtctatctgtctatgtgtctatctgtctatctatctatgtatctgtctgtctgtctgtctgtctgtctatctatctgtctgtctgtgtgcctgtctgcctgtctgcctgtctgtctgtctgtctatctatctgtctgtctatctatctgtctatgtatctatctatctgttaTCGTCAATTTCTCTTCTTTATCAACATCTGTTATAACCTCATCTGAcagtctccatggcaacagcaccTCCCCTTCACGCTGAGCAGGGATTGGCTGATGACCTCTGGGCCATCGAGCATCACTTGTGGGTCACATGGTGTGATCACTTCAAACTTCCTCCTTCATGACTCTGATAAAGTTGTTGAACATCCAGGTTGTTGATGTctgagttaccatggagatgaaGCCCTACATGTGCTTTAAAACATATTCAGTTCTTATTAAAGAGTTCATCTTCAATAAACAGCCTAATAATCAACCAGTGTGTTGTTGCTTTGCACATCTCTTAAGCCTATAATGTGAGTAAACTAATGGTGATCATAATTCGTTGACACAAAAGAAATGGCAATTGCATTCCACTTTCACATAGGGCTGAGTTAGTCTTCTTTAGTATCAGTACTTAATTATAGAATGTAACATCATTTTCCAAATTCTAATTTATAATGTTAGAATTTAATGTTATacattgtattatattataattTGTAAGATTACATTTTCATGATAAATTATAAATTCATTTCATTAAggaccaaagaaaaaaaattgcacacaTTGTTCCCTTTTCTGACTTTCAGCCCCTGCCCCTCTGAAATCATGTGCACGTCCCTGTGTGGATCTTTCATTGTGTTCTCTATAAAAGAACATGAGATTCAtaattaaaacagaacaaaacctTTCATTCACTTGctcttttattttcagatgtaAGTTTGTCCCAGTATATCACATGAAATAAAAGgtcaaaactgtacataaataataaaaatctcatacaaacacacacacagtacagcTTTGGTGAGTTAAGATGCACAGATGTATGTTTATCCAGTT includes these proteins:
- the LOC127532621 gene encoding ICOS ligand-like, whose amino-acid sequence is MSPKETVELLGLLIVFTFTHSSNAQTNIPADLGQDVILPCTVPNNKITAVEWRRPDQDPEYVLFYRDGHLDPDNQHPSYQNRVDLQDKEMKDGNVSLILKNVTMEDNGTFECWVHQGRKKELISTINLEVVEPGDQDGDTGDGGNKDGVLVVFSPPLVTAVMFMLVIGHVGSVIYHERRPHR